A genomic window from Micromonospora ferruginea includes:
- a CDS encoding peptidase, whose product MRTLIRAAAATVAAGLALAPSAALAAPSPSPGATTVAKAGTSFLTATTIDAGQPVRVGASTGDHLYWSFRAEAGQVHEVGVTVTFGKPRSGASTWTVDVFDGLRRRQACTAGAQTPTAEASATGVTLGCTLRRVRPWAEPWSGDPLPGVYYVRLSVTDLPEPDLGAPIDVDLVVGATDSGGASGDDGELAAPLVPNTRAGTVLAAEPTPEPAAEEETDLTGWLPEAGSRWVWTGVGGVLAAVAGVAGFALTRRPRRR is encoded by the coding sequence ATGCGTACCCTGATCCGCGCCGCGGCGGCGACGGTCGCCGCCGGCCTCGCCCTCGCCCCTTCCGCGGCGCTCGCCGCGCCGAGCCCGTCACCGGGCGCGACCACCGTGGCCAAGGCCGGCACCTCGTTCCTCACCGCCACCACCATCGACGCCGGCCAGCCGGTACGGGTCGGCGCCTCGACCGGCGACCACCTCTACTGGTCGTTCCGCGCCGAGGCCGGGCAGGTGCACGAGGTCGGGGTCACGGTCACCTTCGGAAAGCCGCGCTCCGGCGCGTCCACCTGGACCGTCGACGTCTTCGACGGGCTGCGCCGCCGGCAGGCCTGCACGGCCGGCGCGCAGACGCCCACCGCGGAGGCGTCCGCCACCGGCGTGACGCTCGGCTGCACGCTGCGTCGGGTGCGGCCGTGGGCCGAACCGTGGTCGGGTGACCCGCTGCCCGGCGTCTACTACGTCCGGCTCTCCGTCACCGACCTGCCCGAGCCCGACCTGGGCGCACCGATCGACGTGGACCTGGTGGTCGGCGCGACCGACTCCGGTGGCGCCTCCGGCGACGACGGTGAGCTGGCCGCGCCGCTGGTGCCGAACACGCGGGCCGGCACGGTGCTGGCCGCCGAACCGACACCCGAACCGGCCGCCGAGGAGGAGACCGACCTGACCGGCTGGCTGCCCGAGGCCGGTTCGCGCTGGGTCTGGACCGGGGTGGGCGGCGTGCTCGCCGCGGTGGCCGGTGTCGCCGGCTTCGCGCTCACCCGCCGGCCCCGCCGCCGCTGA